A DNA window from Vigna unguiculata cultivar IT97K-499-35 chromosome 10, ASM411807v1, whole genome shotgun sequence contains the following coding sequences:
- the LOC114165477 gene encoding uncharacterized protein LOC114165477, translating to MEDEAHVDPEAELGGVAERVVEAEVRGEEDVICEEVESENDEGAGADKLDDSEEERVADDDDGFGVDIQPPVRKLGAVLDRWKAMKRNPSTVRTKKDVGEGSFVTNAEIGVHDISEEYDTDELESDVDSENGMVRDGPKFSKYRAEDMTKDFKFKLGMEFRSLKEFKQALMEHSVLNGKEVQFVKNDQRRVRVVCKKKCGFLIMVSKVGGRETFQVKTLVGRHRCGRVFGNKNANKDWIAQVLIDRYMNVGVMTVSQIIDEIKKTYSVGITPWRAGKAKQIAMDCLVGDGQRQYGRLHDYIAELVRVKAGTVKIKINQPQPSLPPRFGCFYMCLAGCKTGFLAGCRPFIGVDGCHLKTAYGGQLLVAVGRDPNDQYYPLAFAAVENECKETWRWFLTLLLEDIGDVADHRWVFISDQQKGLMSVFDEILNGVEHRFCLRHLYSNFKKKFGGGVVIRDLMMGAAKATFYAAWEKKMGELRNINPEAYNWLVAIPRSSWCKHAFSIYPRCDVLMNNLSESFNSTILLARDKPIISMMEWIRSYTMSRFATLREKLNAYNGNVMPKPQKRLDREVEKSGNWLPVWAGGSKFEVTQGFTMEKFVVDLSKHTCTCYFWDLVGIPCRHAVAAINYKIENPEAYVHPCYKRQAYHACYSPEITPINGQQLWPRSNEPELFPPIYKTPPGRPKKLRRREADENVSHSKLSKKNLIMKCSRCNQIGHNIRSCRRGMRFRKGNTQRTPTAIAATNVAGPSNQSCSRRTSTPIVAANVNEGERAPRTQRRSRAAQRSRAAQPLGSQASSSTTCAQPT from the exons ATGGAGGATGAGGCTCATGTGGATCCTGAGGCAGAATTGGGAGGGGTGGCAGAACGGGTGGTTGAGGCAGAAGTTAGGGGTGAGGAGGATGTTATATGTGAAGAGGTTGAGTCTGAAAATGATGAAGGGGCTGGTGCAGACAAACTGGATGatagtgaagaagaaagggtggcagatgatgatgatggatttGGTGTAGATATTCAGCCACCCGTGAGAAAACTTGGAGCTGTTTTGGATAGGTGGAAAGCAATGAAACGCAATCCAAGCACAGTGAGGACTAAAAAGGATGTTGGAGAAGGTTCATTTGTCACTAATGCTGAAATTGGAGTACATGACATAAGTGAGGAGTACGATACTGATGAGTTAGAGTCTGATGTGGATAGTGAGAATGGTATGGTTCGTGATGGGCCAAAATTTTCGAAGTACAGAGCAGAAGATATGACTAAAGACTTCAAGTTCAAATTGGGAATGGAATTTCGTTCTTTGAAGGAGTTTAAACAAGCATTGATGGAGCATAGTGTTTTGAATGGGAAAGAAGTACAATTTGTGAAGAATGATCAGAGGAGAGTCAGGGttgtatgtaaaaaaaaatgtggttttTTAATCATGGTGAGTAAGGTTGGAGGTAGGGAAACATTTCAAGTTAAGACATTGGTTGGGCGTCACAGGTGTGGGAGGGTGTTTGgaaataaaaatgcaaataagGACTGGATTGCGCAGGTTCTAATAGATAGATACATGAACGTAGGTGTCATGACAGTGAGTCAAATAATTGATGAAATCAAGAAAACATATAGTGTAGGCATTACTCCATGGAGGGCTGGAAAGGCAAAACAAATTGCAATGGACTGTTTGGTGGGGGATGGACAACGTCAATATGGTAGACTACATGATTATATTGCTGAATTAGTCAGGGTCAAGGCTGGAACTGTCAAGATCAAGATCAATCAACCCCAACCAAGTCTGCCACCAAGATTTGGCTGTTTTTACATGTGCTTAGCTGGCTGTAAGACTGGTTTCTTGGCTGGGTGTAGGCCTTTCATAGGTGTTGATGGTTGCCACTTGAAAACAGCATATGGTGGTCAACTTTTGGTTGCAGTGGGCAGGGACCCCAACGACCAATACTATCCATTAGCGTTTGCTGCAGTTGAGAATGAATGTAAAGAGACATGGAGATGGTTCCTAACACTATTGCTGGAGGATATTGGAGATGTTGCAGATCATCGTTGGGTATTCATCTCAGACCAACAGAAG GGACTTATGTCTgtgtttgatgaaattttgAATGGTGTAGAGCACCGTTTCTGTTTGAGGCACCTGTACAGCAATTTCAAGAAGAAATTTGGTGGTGGGGTGGTAATCAGAGATCTTATGATGGGGGCAGCAAAGGCTACTTTTTACGCAGCCTGGGAGAAAAAAATGGGTGAGTTAAGAAACATCAACCCTGAAGCATATAATTGGTTAGTTGCCATTCCTAGAAGTTCATGGTGTAAACATGCATTCAGCATTTACCCTAGATGTGATGTTTTAATGAATAACTTGTCTGAATCATTCAACAGTACAATTTTATTGGCTAGAGATAAACCAATCATTAGTATGATGGAATGGATTAGATCATACACAATGAGTAGATTTGCTACACTTAGGGAAAAGCTGAATGCATATAATGGTAATGTAATGCCTAAGCCTCAAAAAAGACTTGATAGGGAGGTGGAAAAAAGTGGGAACTGGCTTCCAGTATGGGCAGGGGGTTCTAAGTTTGAAGTCACTCAGGGGTTCACTATGGAGAAATTTGTAGTTGATCTAAGTAAGCATACCTGCACTTGTTACTTTTGGGATTTGGTAGGTATTCCTTGTAGACATGCTGTGGCTGCTATTAACTATAAGATAGAAAATCCTGAGGCATACGTGCATCCATGCTACAAAAGACAAGCTTATCATGCTTGCTATAGCCCAGAAATCACCCCTATAAATGGACAACAACTATGGCCCAGAAGCAATGAACCTGAATTGTTCCCACCCATATACAAAACACCACCTGGCAGGCCAAAAAAACTTAGAAGAAGGGAAGCAGATGAAAATGTGAGTCATTCAAAACTTTCAAAGAAGAATCTGATCATGAAGTGTAGTAGATGCAACCAAATAGGACATAATATCAGAAGCTGTAGAAGGGGGATGAGATTCAGAAAG GGAAACACACAACGCACTCCAACTGCCATTGCAGCTACCAACGTTGCTGGACCATCAAACCAAAGCTGCAGTAGAAGGACATCCACACCCATAGTTGCTGCAAACGTGAATGAAGGTGAAAGAGCACCAAGAACACAGCGAAGGAGCAGGGCAGCACAAAGGAGCAGGGCAGCACAACCATTAGGGTCTCAAGCTAGTAGTAGTACAACTTGTGCACAACCCACGTGA